One genomic region from Bacteroidia bacterium encodes:
- a CDS encoding type II toxin-antitoxin system RelE/ParE family toxin, translated as MKVEFLERFSKDLDKLKVKHVKDSVAKTIEKVESSSTLSEISGVKKLAGFKNAYRIRIGDYRIGIFVDGNVVQFARIANRKDIYKLFP; from the coding sequence ATGAAGGTCGAGTTTTTGGAGAGGTTCAGTAAAGATCTCGACAAGCTTAAGGTCAAACATGTTAAAGATTCGGTCGCCAAGACCATTGAAAAAGTTGAATCTTCCTCTACCCTTTCAGAAATTTCAGGAGTAAAAAAACTTGCCGGATTTAAGAATGCATACCGAATAAGGATCGGAGACTATCGGATTGGCATTTTTGTGGACGGAAACGTAGTTCAGTTTGCACGAATCGCGAATAGAAAGGATATCTATAAATTATTTCCTTAG